TTTATTACAGCATGCCCACAATCCGGTAAATTGGCATCCATGGGGAGAAGAAGCTTTGATAAAGGCTAAAAAAGAAAATAAGCCTCTTTTGATAAGTATAGGTTATTCAGCCTGTCATTGGTGTCATGTAATGGAAAGAGAAAGTTTTGAAAATGAGGAAGTAGCTATATTGATGAACGAAAAATTCATTTGTATAAAAGTAGATCGGGAAGAAAGACCTGATGTAGATAATTTATACATGAATGCTGTTCAGTTAATGACACAACAAGGAGGATGGCCGCTGAATGCCTTTGCTATGCCTGATGGTCGTCCATTTTATGGCGGTACGTATTTTCCAAAAGATAAATGGATAGGTGTTCTCAAGCAAGTATCTGAATTGTATAACAAGCAGCACAATAGGGTGGAGGAGTATGCGGAACAGTTATTAAGTGGTATTTCTCAAATGAATCTGATCGAAGAAAAGTCAGATAACGTATTGACTGCTGAGTTAGCAGAAAAAGCAAACAAGAATTTACTCAATGCTATGGATACTGTATTAGGAGGATTAAACAGCAGCAATAAATTTCCAATGCCCGTTGTATTTCAATATTTATTGGATTATTCTATCCTTTCTAAAAATGAAGACGCATCCAAACAATTATATATCACGCTGAATAACATGGCAAAGGGTGGGATTTACGATCAGATAGGAGGCGGTTTTGCCCGTTATTCTACGGATAAACAGTGGAAAGCACCTCATTTTGAAAAAATGCTTTACGATAATGCTCAATTGGTTAGCCTATATTCTCACGCTTATCAAAAATCTAAGAATCCAAGCTATAAAAAGGTAGTTTATGAAACAATCGATTTTCTTCAACGAGAATTAATGTCAGAAGAATATGGATTCTATTCAGCCTTGGATGCAGATAGCGAAGGAGAAGAGGGGACGTTTTATGTTTGGACCGAAAAAGAAATAGATGATATTTTGGGCGATGATTCAAAACTATTTAAGGCTTACTATCAAGTTGGGAAAGAGGGCTTATGGGAAAAAAATCATAATATTTTATTAATTCGGGATGATTTGAAATCAATTGCAGGCAAATTCCAAATTGAAGAAAAAGAGGCTGAAGAAAAAATAAAAGCATCGGCAAAAAAAGTACTTGAAGCAAGAGGAAAAAGGATAAGACCCGGATTGGATGATAAAATGCTTTGCTCATGGAATGCACTAATGCTTTCAGCCTTGGTGGATGCATACAATTCTTTTTCAGATGAAAAATTTCTAAAATTGGCAGAGAATAACGCTCGTTTTATTCAGGA
This genomic interval from Bacteroidota bacterium contains the following:
- a CDS encoding thioredoxin domain-containing protein; its protein translation is MKVHKHSNALIHESSPYLLQHAHNPVNWHPWGEEALIKAKKENKPLLISIGYSACHWCHVMERESFENEEVAILMNEKFICIKVDREERPDVDNLYMNAVQLMTQQGGWPLNAFAMPDGRPFYGGTYFPKDKWIGVLKQVSELYNKQHNRVEEYAEQLLSGISQMNLIEEKSDNVLTAELAEKANKNLLNAMDTVLGGLNSSNKFPMPVVFQYLLDYSILSKNEDASKQLYITLNNMAKGGIYDQIGGGFARYSTDKQWKAPHFEKMLYDNAQLVSLYSHAYQKSKNPSYKKVVYETIDFLQRELMSEEYGFYSALDADSEGEEGTFYVWTEKEIDDILGDDSKLFKAYYQVGKEGLWEKNHNILLIRDDLKSIAGKFQIEEKEAEEKIKASAKKVLEARGKRIRPGLDDKMLCSWNALMLSALVDAYNSFSDEKFLKLAENNARFIQDKFIIEDQLMRNYKNGKSSINAFLEDYSLLIQAFLDFYQSTFDIQYLEQAIKLNEFVLANFRDPKSSYFTFSNAHSNELVAKHIDVGDNVIPSPNSVMAHNLFKLGKILGRTDYLEHANQMLLGVQSKIQEHPAYHANWFRLQLNELYPSYEVVVCGKNALKIKNELNDTYFANVLFAGSTKENDELSVLQNRFVKGKSLIYVCQDNACKLPVEQVKQALVQLSQRKDK